The following are encoded in a window of Gasterosteus aculeatus chromosome 5, fGasAcu3.hap1.1, whole genome shotgun sequence genomic DNA:
- the LOC120819059 gene encoding transient receptor potential cation channel subfamily M member 4-like — protein MRDTGRGVDGGNIDKSEKDQSWIPNTIKKRVCTTFVEDSLSNGALCQCGGKRDDHGSVALGDYFSTAIVNCWDSAQHSSEYPTDAFGELQFAGGGKRQSYFLRLSWDTPPSLVYNLMIAHWHLPAPNLVVSIVGGEGRTKVKTWVREVLRQGLVKASQSTGAWILTEGLREGVGRCVGEAVRDHATAASSVSVNKVVALGVAPWGLVDNRQQLVNPEGSFPAKYFVQNISQESYYLDNNHQAFLLVDDGSVGRRGETGFRAGLEDYISHQRTGSCGSGSIDIPVLCMLISGDAGMLERVDLSLKSSMPWLVLAGSGGLADFLSDVLDNLSSATAVQSPGDGNAEASPSVNLKDKVAERVKKHFPAKKEQDKLVELALSIYQMRDFITVYHGEQEGPNEFDTVLLKTLVGASKHHASVDACPYNEELKLAVTWNRVDIAKSELFNGDIHWTYEDLEDPMTDALINDKPQFVRLFTENGLNILDYLTYGRLESLYSSVAEGTVLYHLLQRQLVERLGTATSNQQDLPSNLAKIGAVDKITLFEVARALELLMGDVCQSFYCDALGLEDISSNRGALRRASKRLREECSYRKEQCQSPWTSLFIWAILQNRSEMATFFWEMAGEPVLSALSGCKILREVSKLEEEMEDKLSMKELAQRFENLAHDMFSSCYRSNESRSFTLLIRKSTVWGGTTCLQMGMSADARLFFSHDGVQSLLSQIWWGDMERHTDVWKLLLTFFCPVLCYTNLISFRKQEDQHQGEDEDGTGKDSDSLDGHIVFSFSDANPIDDDAQGSLSPRTPTIKGRRLSHRPPKRSVIVSRWRQFWFAPVTAFLGNVVMYFLFLLLFAWVLLVDFKPPSPSGLAITEYVLYFWVFTIVCEEIREIFFLGTMSWRQRSRVYIEDLWNKCDLIAIGLFITGVICRMFTWSYGFGRDAMCVDYMVFTVRLIHIFAIHKQLGPKIIIVGKMMKDIFFFLFFLMVWLMAYGVANQALLYTYDASLERILRRVFYRPYLHIFGQIPVEELDVGKRWDRLCTDNMTLIESGQEPCRTLYSNWLVVILLVVYLLVTNILLINLLIAMFSSTFSEVQGNSDIYWKFQRYTLIVEYHSRPSLAPPFIILSHINLFIKRVIRKVPSIKRQHFVLELKGKAANKLMTWEAIQKEDVLTAQNKIQRSSDSERLKRMSVKVDSVLKHMTESRDFDHRLRALENEMRENFSWIVDTLAQGSTFKPPRPPPTSRDSFLSSSNST, from the exons ATGAGAGACACAGGAAGAGGAGTTGACGGAGGCAACATCGATAAATCCGAGAAGGACCAG AGTTGGATCCCCAACACCATCAAGAAACGAGTGTGCACAACATTTGTGGAAGATTCTTTAAG TAATGGCGCTCTCTGTCAGTGCGGGGGTAAAAGAGATGATCACGGCTCCGTGGCTCTCGGTGACTACTTCAGCACAGCGATTGTCAACTGCTGGGACAGCGCCCAGCACTCCTCTGAATACCCGACGGATGCCTTTGGAGAGTTGCAGTTCGCAGGAGGCGGCAAAAGGCAAAGCTAT TTCCTGCGTCTGTCATGGGACACCCCCCCGTCTTTGGTCTACAACCTGATGATTGCCCACTGGCACCTTCCTGCACCTAACCTGGTGGTTTCTATAGTGGGcggagaaggcaggacaaaggTGAAGACTTGGGTGCGGGAGGTCCTGAGGCAGGGGCTGGTGAAAGCCTCACAAAGCACAG GAGCGTGGATCCTAACTGAAGGCTTGCGAGAAGGCGTTGGCCGGTGTGTTGGAGAGGCGGTGAGGGATCATGCAACCGCGGCCTCGTCGGTGTCCGTCAACAAGGTGGTGGCCCTGGGTGTCGCTCCCTGGGGCCTGGTGGACAACCGACAGCAGCTGGTCAACCCTGAG ggcAGCTTTCCTGCTAAGTATTTCGTCCAGAACATTTCCCAAGAATCCTACTACCTCGACAACAACCACCAGGCCTTCCTGCTGGTGGACGATGGGAGTGTGGGACGTAGAGGAGAGACGGGGTTCAGGGCCGGGCTGGAGGACTACATCTCCCACCAGCGCACAGGCTCCTGTG GCAGCGGCAGCATTGACATCCCCGTCCTTTGTATGCTGATATCAGGGGACGCAGGCATGCTGGAG AGAGTCGATCTCTCTCTTAAAAGCTCCATGCCCTGGCTGGTGCTGGCCGGCTCCGGAGGCCTGGCCGACTTCTTGAGCGACGTCTTGGACAATCTGTCATCAGCCACGGCCGTCCAGTCGCCCGGTGACGGGAACGCCGAGGCGTCTCCCAGCGTGAATCTGAAAGACAAAGTAGCAGAACGGGTCAAGAAGCACTTCCCTGCAAAAAAGGAGCAGGACAAACTAGTCGAATTG gctcTGAGCATCTACCAGATGAGAGACTTTATTACTGTCTACCATGGAGAGCAGGAGGGCCCAAATGAATTTGACACTGTCCTGCTCAAGACATTGGTTGGAG ctAGTAAGCATCATGCGTCAGTTGATGCCTGCCCTTACAATGAAGAGCTGAAGCTAGCGGTCACGTGGAACAGGGTTGACATTGCCAAGAGTGAACTTTTCAATGGAGACATCCATTGGACG TATGAAGACTTAGAAGACCCCATGACGGATGCCCTGATCAACGACAAGCCTCAGTTTGTGCGTCTTTTCACCGAGAATGGCCTCAACATTCTGGACTACCTGACTTACGGCCGGCTGGAGAGCCTTTACAGCTCCGTGGCTGAAGGGACGGTGCTTTACCATCTACTTCAGCGCCAGCTGGTGGAGCGGCTTGGAACTGCAACGTCAAACCAGCAGGACTTGCCTTCCAATTTGGCGAAGATTGGCGCAGTGGACAAGATTACCCTTTTTGAG GTTGCCAGGGCCCTGGAGCTGTTGATGGGTGACGTCTGCCAGTCATTTTACTGTGATGCTTTGGGCTTAGAAGATATTTCATCCAACAGGGGAGCACTTAGG CGTGCCAGCAAGCGGTTGCGCGAAGAATGCTCTTATCGGAAAGAACAATGCCAATCCCCCTGGACCTCCCTCTTCATCTGGGCCATCCTGCAGAACCGCAGCGAGATGGCAACTTTCTTCTGGGAGATG GCAGGAGAGCCTGTGCTCAGTGCTCTGAGTGGCTGTAAGATTCTGAGGGAAGTGTCCaagttggaggaggagatggaggacaagCTGTCCATGAAAGAGTTGGCCCAGAGGTTTGAGAACCTGGCACATG aCATGTTCAGCTCTTGCTATCGGAGCAATGAGAGTCGCTCTTTTACCCTACTGATAAGGAAATCCACAGTTTGGGGCGGCACCACCTGCCTCCAGATGGGCATGAGCGCTGACGCACGACTGTTCTTCAGCCACGACGGAGTGCAG TCTCTGTTGTCCCAGATCTGGTGGGGGGACATGGAGAGACATACGGATGTGTGGAAGCTCCTGCTCACCTTCTTTTGTCCCGTCCTCTGCTACACCAACCTCATCTCCTTCAG GAAGCAAGAGGACCAGCATCAAGGGGAAGACGAGGACGGAACGGGCAAGGACAGCGACAGCCTCGACGGCCACATCGTCTTCTCTTTCTCAGACGCCAACCCCAT TGACGATGATGCACAAGGGTCACTCTCTCCCAGGACACCAACCATTAAAG GTAGACGCCTCTCTCACAGACCCCCCAAGCGTTCGGTCATTGTGTCGAGATGGCGTCAGTTCTGGTTTGCCCCCGTCACCGCATTCCTGGGCAACGTTGTGATGTACTTCCTGTTCCTCCTGCTGTTTGCCTGGGTGCTGTTGGTGGACTTCAAGCCCCCGTCCCCCTCTGGTCTGGCCATCACAGAGTATGTGCTGTACTTCTGGGTGTTCACCATCGTGTGTGAGGAGATCCGGGAG ATATTCTTTTTGGGGACGATGAGTTGGCGTCAGAGGTCCAGAGTGTACATTGAGGATCTGTGGAACAAGTGTGACCTCATTGCCATCGGGCTGTTCATCACGGGAGTAATCTGCAG GATGTTTACATGGTCATATGGATTTGGCCGGGATGCCATGTGTGTTGACTACATGGTCTTCACCGTCCGTCTCATTCACATCTTTGCCATTCACAAGCAGCTGGGACCAAAAATCATCATTGTTGGCAAGATG ATGAAggacatcttcttcttccttttcttcctcatgGTGTGGCTCATGGCATACGGAGTAGCCAATCAGGCCCTGCTTTACACCTACGACGCGAGCCTGGAGCGCATCTTACGCCGGGTTTTCTACAGGCCGTACCTGCACATCTTTGGACAGATCCCTGTGGAAGAGCTAGATG TTGGGAAGCGGTGGGACAGGCTCTGCACAGACAACATGACACTGATTGAGAGCGGTCAGGAGCCCTGCAGGACGCTGTATAGTAACTGGCTGGTGGTGATTCTGCTGGTTGTTTACCTGCTTGTCACCAACATCCTGCTCATCAACCTGCTCATCGCCATGTTTAG CTCCACCTTCTCTGAAGTGCAGGGTAACAGCGACATCTACTGGAAGTTCCAGCGCTACACGCTGATAGTCGAGTACCACTCTCGTCCCTCCCTGGCTCCTCCTTTCATCATCCTCTCTCACATCAATCTCTTCATCAAAAGGGTCATCCGCAAAGTGCCCTCCATCAAGCGCCAACACTTTG TGTTGGAGTTGAAAGGGAAAGCCGCCAACAAGCTAATGACGTGGGAAGCCATTCAGAAGGAGGACGTCTTGACGGCCCAGAACAAGATCCAGAGAAGCAGTGACTCAGAGAGGCTCAAACGGATGTCTGTCAA agtCGACAGTGTGCTGAAACACATGACTGAAAGCAGAGACTTTGACCACAGGCTGAGGGCTTTGGAGAACGAG ATGAGAGAAAATTTCAGCTGGATTGTTGATACGTTGGCACAAGGCAGCACTTTCAAACCTCCTCGTCCGCCTCCCACATCAAGAG ATTCTTTCCTGTCTTCTTCCAATTCCACCTGA
- the LOC120819144 gene encoding uncharacterized protein LOC120819144: MDIMYGAILLLLTVPLSAATPLRPPHRWTHRATADVVLPGDSLRASGLEKTEDTQEQHAQSPKIIPFHSEDKHPNLETLRHSMAVRRRQRRAAQRGCQLGTCQLHNLANTLYHIRKKNGTDESKNVKDPHGFGR; this comes from the exons ATGGACATTATGTACGGAGCCATTCTGCTGTTGTTGACTGTGCCTTTGAGTGCTGCCACACCACTGAGACCCCCTCACAG ATGGACCCACAGGGCAACCGCAGACGTTGTCCTCCCCGGGGACAGCCTCCGGGCTTCAGGGCTGgaaaagacagaggacacgCAGGAGCAGCATGCTCAATCCCCAAAGATCATCCCTTTTCATTCAGAAGACAAACATCCAAACCTGGAGACACTGAGACACAG CATGGCAGTGAGGCGGCGTCAGCGGCGTGCAGCCCAGCGTGGATGCCAGCTGGGGACATGCCAGCTTCACAACCTGGCCAACACTTTATACCACATCAGGAAAAAGAATGGAACGGATGAGTCAAAAAATGTCAAGGACCCGCATGGATTCGGCCGATAG
- the LOC120819081 gene encoding chaperone Ric-8A: MDLDLEGIIQCIKQGDENGVQIQLQEFNKEYAQCFFFDSEERDRRKQRKLEEFRKNKVREYADSDSDCDQYEQEDRGLVLRQNLALVLVRFIRTGAKGPLLKVSLRSLRILSRDKKVLGPLVTDDALLTLAKLAGLTASDPSDEPADPDSDFYDNVIASLAEAKVSRCPSDEDEGDVEGDEEGDEEGGGRRGECFDEDDVSTADSGDLDRGDLDRGGWPAGRGSAGADETRGGGARHKVLERGRRDRRESKPEREGEEEEEEEAGVASGEEAQRKEALKVLCNVVYNSAWAQERFSGLRLMCGLKERLSSGASGSSSSSVQFYELRLMFLVTALRRELSTQLQQEGGVSIFTAALESCLGVQWKDQYECVLDPEAPPISLEASQRVIEILKILFNVTYSTHRQEPSEDDAALYRHLVAMLRLCLMRKCLLLDDTDELQGHTVNLLSALPLRCLDVLLTVREEPDSTGTPGVNMECVNTLVLFMERRLESGDKMKEKLTPVFNLLTESCRAHRETRHYIRKHILPPLRDASHRPEEGSTVKSRLVRLMTHLDTDLKHSAADLIFVLCKENVSRFVKYTGYGNAAGLLATRGLLGGGQGPGASGSAAQYSSDSDSDTEEYRQVKDRINPVTGRVEAQQPDPMEGMTEEEKEEEARRLIMLFNKLSRDDIIQPMGVDSEGKLVPMLGLRDNSLTEEVKSNSENDGEGEEGRSK; the protein is encoded by the exons atggacctggacctggagggGATTATCCAGTGCATCAAGCAGGGGGACGAGAATGGCGTCCAGATACAGCTGCAGGAGTTCAACAaagag tACGCCCAGTGCTTCTTCTTCGATTCCGAAGAGAGGGACCGGAGGAAA CAACGGAAACTAGAGGAG TTCAGGAAAAATAAAGTGAGGGAATACGCTGATTCCGACTCCGACTGCGACCAGTACGAGCAGGAGGACCGAGGCCTCGTCCTCCGTCAG AACTTAGCTCTCGTCCTGGTGAGGTTCATCAGGACGGGAGCTAAAGGCCCCCTGTTGAAGGTGTCTCTCCGCAGCCTGAGGATCCTCTCCAGGGACAAAAAGGTCCTGGGCCCCTTGGTGACCGACGACGCCCTCCTGACTCTGGCCAAACTAGCCGGGCTGACGGCGAGCGACCCGAGCGACGAGCCCGCCGACCCGGACTCTGATTTCTACGACAACGTCATCGCTTCCCTGGCCGAGGCCAAAGTGTCGCGCTGTCCCTCTGACGAGGACGAGGGCGACGTGGAGGGCGACGAGGAGGGCGACGAGGAGGGCGGCGGGCGGCGCGGCGAGTGCTTCGACGAGGACGACGTCAGCACCGCCGACAGCGGAGACCTGGACCGCGGAGACCTGGACCGCGGAGGCTGGCCCGCCGGCCGCGGCAGCGCCGGCGCGGACGAGACGCGCGGGGGCGGCGCGCGGCACAAGGTGCTGGAGAGAGGCAGGAGGGACCGCAGAGAGAGCAAGCCGGAgcgggagggcgaggaggaggaggaggaggaggcgggggtggCGTCGGGAGAGGAGGCACAGAGGAAGGAGGCCTTGAAGGTGTTGTGCAATGTGGTCTACAACAGCGCCTGGGCGCAGGAGAGGTTCAGTGGTCTCAG GCTCATGTGCGGCCTCAAGGAGCGTCTGTCCTCCGGCGCCAGCGGCTCGTCTTCGTCCAGCGTTCAGTTCTACGAGCTGCGCCTGATGTTCCTCGTCACGGCACTGCGGCGAGAGCTCAGCACGCAGCTCCAACAG gaggGAGGTGTGTCCATTTTCACAGCAGCTCTGGAGAGCTGTCTGGGGGTCCAGTGGAAGGACCAGTATGAGTGTGTGCTGGACCCAGAAGCACCACCCATCTCTCTGGAAGCCTCTCAGCGGGTCATAGAGATCCTCAAAATCCTCTTCAACGTCACCTACAGCACCCACAGGCAGGAGCCGAGTGAG gATGACGCAGCTCTCTATCGACACCTGGTGGCGATGCTGCGTCTCTGCCTGATGAGGAAGTGTTTGCTTTTGGACGACACCGACGAGCTGCAGGG CCACACGGTCAACTTGCTGTCGGCGCTGCCCCTCCGGTGTCTGGATGTGCTGCTGACGGTGCGCGAGGAGCCCGACTCCACCGGGACCCCGGGGGTCAACATGGAGTGCGTCAACACCCTGGTGCTCTTCATGGAGAGACGCCTGGAGTCG GGTGACAAGATGAAGGAGAAGCTGACGCCAGTCTTCAACCTGCTGACGGAGAGCTGCAGGGCCCACAGAGAAACACGCCACTACATCAGGAAACAC ATCCTGCCTCCTCTGAGAGACGCGTCCCACAGACCGGAGGAAGGCTCCACGGTGAAGAGTCGGCTGGTCCGCCTCATGACTCACCTGGATACTGACCTCAAACACAGCGCCGCCGACCTCATCTTTGTCCTCTGCAAGGAAAACG TGAGCCGCTTCGTCAAGTACACGGGCTACGGCAACGCGGCGGGCCTGCTGGCCACCCGGGGCCTGCTCGGGGGCGGCCAGGGGCCCGGGGCCTCCGGCTCCGCGGCCCAGTACTCCAGCGACTCGGACTCCGACACCGAGGAGTACCGGCAGGTGAAAGACCGCATCAACCCGGTGACGGGGCGGGTGGAGGCGCAGCAGCCGGACCCCATGGAGGgcatgacggaggaggagaaggaggaggaggccaggagGCTCATCATGCTCTTCAACAAGCTGTCCAG agacgACATCATCCAGCCGATGGGAGTGGATTCGGAGGGGAAGCTGGTGCCCATGTTGGGACTGAGGGATAATTCGCTCACCGAGGAGGTGAAGTCTAATTCTGAGAATGacggggaaggagaggaaggacggAGCAAGTGA